The following coding sequences lie in one Alosa alosa isolate M-15738 ecotype Scorff River chromosome 21, AALO_Geno_1.1, whole genome shotgun sequence genomic window:
- the LOC125286922 gene encoding LOW QUALITY PROTEIN: neuronal acetylcholine receptor subunit alpha-3-like (The sequence of the model RefSeq protein was modified relative to this genomic sequence to represent the inferred CDS: deleted 1 base in 1 codon): MDVRIVLIFPVCVFLFNLFAGGTCSEAEHKLFSVIFSNYNQYIRPVENVSDPVVVQFEVSMSQLVKVDELNQIMETNLWLRHIWKDYKLKWNPKEFGGVEFIRVPSNRIWKPDIVLYNNAVGDFQVDDKTKALLRYNGEVTWIPPAIFKSSCKIDVTYFPFDYQNCTMKFGSWTYDKAKIDLVLIGTTINLRDFWESGEWVIIDAPGYKHDIKYNCCKEIYTDITYSLYIRRLPLFYTINMIIPCLLISFLTVLVFYLPSDCGEKVTLCISVLLSLTVFLLVITETIPSTSLVIPLIGEYLLFTMIFVTLSIVITVFVLNVHYRTPKTHTMPQWVRGVFLGVLPRVMFMTRPERNPQRFSSQQGHFLPPAPLPPPPYPCTLHSSSASSSAASSTLNPSFLQHQQQQQQQQQQQQQLKQMTLPASLPPRQRLFLNTELSTLHGPGGGSLSLNADSATLLCREGRCGCSCCWQQRSSNLPANGRGGAAGGVGQGSLGTVSGGLGLGVGARAAVAGSPCSSSESLDVGVLTLSTLSPEVREAIESVKYIAENMRLQNEAKEVQDDWKYVAMVIDRIFLWVFILVCILGTAGLFLQPLLLGDDIGPP; this comes from the exons ATGGATGTCCGAATAGTCCTGATATTCCcagtctgtgtgtttctcttcaATCTATTTGCGG GTGGAACCTGCTCAGAGGCAGAACACAAGCTGTTCTCTGTGATCTTCTCAAACTACAACCAGTACATACGGCCGGTGGAGAATGTGTCAGACCCAGTTGTTGTACAGTTCGAGGTGTCCATGTCACAGCTGGTGAAAGTG GATGAACTTAACCAGATCATGGAGACCAACCTTTGGCTCAGACAT ATCTGGAAGGACTACAAACTGAAATGGAACCCCAAAGAGTTTGGCGGTGTTGAGTTCATCCGGGTGCCGTCCAACCGAATCTGGAAGCCAGACATCGTGCTGTACAACAA TGCTGTTGGGGACTTCCAGGTGGATGACAAAACCAAAGCTCTGCTGCGCTACAACGGAGAGGTCACCTGGATCCCTCCTGCCATTTTCAAGAGCTCATGCAAGATCGACGTCACCTACTTCCCCTTCGACTACCAGAACTGCACCATGAAGTTCGGCTCGTGGACCTACGACAAAGCAAAGATCGACCTGGTCCTGATCGGCACAACAATTAACCTGCGGGACTTTTGGGAGAGCGGCGAGTGGGTGATCATCGACGCGCCGGGCTACAAGCACGACATCAAGTACAACTGCTGC AAGGAGATCTACACGGACATCACGTACTCGCTGTACATCCGTCGGCTGCCGCTCTTCTATACCATCAACATGATCATCCCGTGCCTTCTCATCTCCTTCCTCACCGTGCTGGTCTTCTACCTGCCGTCCGACTGCGGCGAGAAGGTCACGCTCTGCATCTCCGTGCTTCTCTCGCTAACCGTCTTCCTGCTGGTCATCACCGAGACCATCCCGTCCACGTCACTAGTCATCCCGCTCATCGGCGAGTACCTGCTCTTCACCATGATCTTCGTCACGCTCTCCATCGTCATCACCGTCTTCGTGCTCAACGTTCACTACCGCACGCCCAAGACGCACACCATGCCGCAGTGGGTGCGCGGCGTCTTCCTGGGCGTGCTGCCGCGCGTCATGTTCATGACCCGGCCAGAGCGCAACCCGCAGCGCTTCAGCAGCCAGCAAGGTCACTTCCTGCCGCCCGCCCCTCTCCCGCCCCCACCTTACCCTTGCACCCTGCACTCCTCAtccgcctcctcctccgccgccTCCTCCACCCTCAATCCCTCCTTTCTCcagcatcaacaacaacaacaacaacaacaacaacagcagcagcagctgaagCAGATGACCCTGCCGGCCAGCCTGCCCCCACGGCAACGCCTCTTCCTGAACACGGAGCTGTCCACGCTGCATGGGCCCGGCGGAGGCAGCCTCTCCCTCAACGCCGACTCCGCCACGCTCCTGTGCCGCGAGGGACGCTGCGGCTGCAGTTGCTGCTGGCAACAGAGATCCAGTAATCTGCCAGCCAATGGAAGAGGGGGCGCCGCCGGAGGAGTGGGCCAGGGCAGCCTGGGTACGGTCAGCGGAGGCCTCGGTTTGGGCGTTGGGGCCAGGGCGGCGGTGGCAGGAAGCCCCTGCTCGAGTTCAGAGTCGCTGGATGTCGGGGTTCTGACCCTGTCAACCCTCTCGCCCGAGGTCAGGGAGGCCATTGAGAGTGTGAAGTATATCGCCGAGAACATGAGGCTTCAGAACGAGGCCAAGGAG GTTCAGGACGACTGGAAGTACGTTGCCATGGTGATTGACAGGATATTCCTGTGGGTGTTCATCCTGGTGTGCATTCTGGGAACGGCAGGTCTCTTCCTCCAGCCCCTGCTCCTTGGGGATGACATTGGACCACCCTGA
- the chrnb4 gene encoding LOW QUALITY PROTEIN: neuronal acetylcholine receptor subunit beta-4 (The sequence of the model RefSeq protein was modified relative to this genomic sequence to represent the inferred CDS: inserted 1 base in 1 codon) — protein sequence MDHLTATMTRTLTVLACVFTFIQSGACADAEERLMNWLLGKDRYNKLIRPAVNRTERVTILLQVSLAQLISVNERDQVMTTNVWLTQNWNDYRLSWNPAEYEGIDKLRIPSRHIWLPDIVLYNNADGTYEVTVFTNAIVLFNGSIAWLPPAIYKSACKIEVKHFPFDQQNCTLKFRSWTYDHTEIDLVLKSEVASMDDFTPSGEWDILALPGRRTVNANDPTYVDLTYDFLIKRKPLFYTINLIIPCILITSLAILVFYLPSDCGEKMTLCISVLLALTVFLLLISKIVPPTSLDVPLIGKYLMFTMVLVTFSIITSVCVLNVHHRSPSTHTMPAWVKLVFLVKLPALLFMRRPHNSSARQRLRQQRRARAQRGLLGLSYGAPALPSMPTISASSAALLTSAFSSPGHFFKSASSTAAAATTFGFGSQGGRKGDLRSDFLPNGYASAQDLRQRAGGGGGGGGGGGGGSGGGGMDWGSNVEXAVDGVRYVADRMMGDDDDQSVIEDWKYVAMVVDRLFLWIFVIVCVSGTLGLFLQPLFQSHIVPLPHTESAGRNGI from the exons GTGGCGCGTGTGCAGACGCCGAGGAGCGACTGATGAACTGGCTCCTGGGCAAAGACCGCTACAACAAGCTGATCCGGCCGGCTGTCAACCGCACCGAGCGCGTCACCATCCTCCTCCAGGTGTCCCTGGCCCAGCTCATCAGCGTG AATGAACGAGACCAGGTGATGACCACCAACGTGTGGCTAACTCAG AACTGGAATGATTACCGTCTGTCCTGGAACCCGGCGGAGTATGAGGGAATCGACAAGCTGCGGATCCCCTCCCGCCACATCTGGCTGCCTGACATCGTCCTGTACAACAA CGCCGACGGCACCTACGAGGTGACCGTCTTCACCAACGCCATCGTGCTGTTCAACGGCAGCATCGCCTGGCTGCCTCCAGCCATCTACAAGAGCGCCTGCAAGATCGAGGTCAAGCACTTCCCCTTTGACCAGCAGAACTGCACGCTCAAGTTCCGCTCCTGGACCTACGACCACACCGAGATCGACCTGGTCCTAAAGTCCGAAGTGGCCAGCATGGACGACTTCACCCCCAGCGGGGAGTGGGACATCCTGGCCCTCCCTGGGAGGCGGACGGTCAACGCCAACGATCCCACCTACGTGGACCTCACCTACGATTTCCTCATCAAGCGCAAGCCGCTCTTCTACACCATCAACCTGATCATCCCCTGCATCCTCATCACGTCCCTGGCCATCCTGGTCTTCTACCTGCCGTCGGACTGTGGCGAGAAGATGACCCTGTGCATCTCTGTGTTGCTGGCCCTCACTGTGTTCCTCCTCCTGATCTCCAAGATCGTGCCGCCCACCTCGCTGGACGTGCCGCTGATCGGCAAGTACCTGATGTTCACCATGGTGCTGGTGACCTTCTCCATCATCACGAGCGTCTGCGTGCTCAACGTGCACCACCGCTCGCCCAGCACCCATACCATGCCCGCCTGGGTCAAGCTGGTCTTCCTGGTCAAGCTGCCCGCGCTGCTCTTCATGCGCCGGCCGCACAACAGCTCGGCGCGCCAGCGGCTGCGGCAGCAACGACGGGCCCGGGCCCAGCGCGGACTCCTGGGGCTGAGCTATGGGGCGCCCGCGCTACCCTCGATGCCCACCATCTCGGCCTCGTCTGCCGCCCTGCTCACCTCGGCCTTCTCCTCGCCGGGGCACTTCTTCAAGAGTGCCTCGTCCACCGCCGCCGCTGCCACTACCTTCGGCTTCGGCTCCCAGGGCGGCAGGAAGGGGGACCTGCGCTCGGACTTCCTGCCCAATGGGTACGCCTCGGCGCAGGACCTGAGGCAGAgagcagggggaggaggaggaggaggaggaggaggaggaggtggcagTGGGGGTGGTGGGATGGACTGGGGCTCTAACGTGG GGGCTGTGGACGGGGTGCGCTACGTAGCTGACCGCATGATGGGGGACGACGATGACCAGAGC GTGATCGAGGACTGGAAGTACGTGGCCATGGTAGTGGACCGGCTCTTCCTGTGGATCtttgtgatcgtgtgtgtgtcagggacgCTGGGTCTCTTCCTTCAGCCCCTCTTCCAGAGCCACATCGTGCCGCTGCCACACACAGAGTCCGCTGGCAGGAACGGCATCTGA